Proteins from a single region of Longimicrobium sp.:
- the argR gene encoding arginine repressor: MKPQRHAVILELVREHRVASQEALRERLAQRGIEVAQATLSRDIRELGLVKVPDEEGGSVYTLPPGVTDPTPTLARLLPSLYLGADGVGNLLVVKTLIGGAQPIAVGIDWEEWPEVVGTIAGDDTVLVILRDPAHRDTVTRRLEERAGVER; this comes from the coding sequence TTGAAGCCGCAACGCCACGCCGTCATCTTGGAACTGGTCCGCGAGCACCGCGTCGCCTCGCAGGAAGCGCTGCGCGAGCGGCTGGCTCAGCGCGGGATCGAGGTGGCGCAGGCCACCCTCTCGCGCGACATCCGCGAGCTGGGGCTGGTGAAGGTCCCCGACGAGGAGGGCGGCTCGGTGTACACCCTGCCGCCGGGCGTCACCGACCCCACCCCCACGCTTGCGCGGCTCCTTCCCAGCCTGTACCTGGGCGCCGACGGGGTGGGCAACCTGCTGGTGGTGAAGACGCTGATCGGCGGCGCGCAGCCCATCGCGGTGGGGATCGACTGGGAGGAGTGGCCCGAGGTGGTGGGCACCATCGCCGGCGACGACACCGTGCTGGTGATCCTGCGCGACCCGGCGCACCGCGACACCGTTACCCGGCGCCTGGAGGAGCGGGCCGGCGTGGAGCGCTGA
- a CDS encoding S8 family peptidase — protein sequence MTGEERFGPPAPFEPPAWVADGLGRPTGKGLRVAVIDSGWDRGCDDPRVLPGIGLVDPEDDLAMLRTDDDHDRVGHGTACIHQILRIAPDAEIIPVRVFGRELETSPGTLQAGILYAIERGVDVVNLSLGTTLEGTLHPLYAACEKARQQGMIIVAAGHNSRDWSYPAIFENVIGVSAARFESAYEYRYHPDEAMECQAWGVEQPVVWLRGQEQVKHGTSFAAPNITGIVCLLLERHPGAKLEEIRELLAQHALSVERGEASAEEGDARPEPESEVAARES from the coding sequence GTGACCGGCGAAGAGCGCTTCGGGCCCCCCGCGCCGTTCGAGCCCCCCGCGTGGGTGGCCGACGGGCTGGGGCGGCCCACCGGAAAGGGGCTGCGCGTGGCCGTCATCGACAGCGGCTGGGACCGCGGCTGCGACGACCCCCGCGTGCTGCCGGGGATCGGGCTGGTCGACCCCGAGGACGACTTGGCCATGCTGCGCACCGACGATGACCACGACCGCGTGGGCCACGGCACCGCCTGCATCCACCAGATCCTGCGCATCGCCCCCGACGCGGAGATCATCCCCGTCCGGGTGTTCGGGCGCGAGCTGGAGACCAGCCCGGGAACGCTGCAGGCGGGGATCCTGTACGCCATCGAGCGCGGCGTGGACGTGGTGAACCTGAGCCTGGGCACCACGCTCGAGGGAACGCTGCACCCCCTCTACGCCGCCTGCGAGAAGGCGCGCCAGCAGGGGATGATCATCGTGGCCGCCGGGCACAACTCGCGCGACTGGAGCTACCCGGCCATCTTCGAGAACGTGATCGGCGTCTCCGCGGCGCGCTTCGAGAGCGCCTACGAGTACCGCTACCATCCCGACGAGGCCATGGAGTGCCAGGCGTGGGGGGTGGAGCAGCCCGTGGTCTGGCTGCGCGGCCAGGAGCAGGTGAAGCACGGCACCAGCTTCGCCGCGCCCAACATCACCGGCATCGTCTGCCTCCTGCTGGAGCGCCACCCCGGCGCGAAGCTCGAGGAGATCCGCGAGCTGCTCGCCCAGCACGCCCTCAGCGTCGAGCGGGGCGAGGCGTCCGCCGAGGAGGGCGATGCGCGTCCGGAGCCCGAGTCGGAAGTCGCCGCGCGCGAATCCTGA
- a CDS encoding HlyD family secretion protein, with translation MSTQLPTRKDPDVIPLRLPDIPHEGQPGARFVRRAVGLTLMLIAALAVAGVGVAFLVKMDVTVKAAGVLEPVGLYPIRALQGGPVREVLVHTGDTVHRGQVLVRMDTVELASSLAQLQAQLRAAEIDRQRSATADPLQREQSSERVAQARTRLGSSLATLRQRMVEYDLGTNVDSLLAAYVPGTHVTLDQAVAEVRSAQADIRLSGAEGGLQELSRFDREKLGTQMDQLRAQIAAIRARLGQLTIAAPTDGVVLTEQLERLPGAFVREGEQLMELGDTQEWRVQLSVAERDVHKVKVGDSVKVELPAFDQSERQQLGGRVIYVAPEPLSAQGQAAGGASAPVAQAGPGVYRVTASLDRRQLEKMGIENFRRGYTVQGNVITRSGRIITLLWNYLTEKLGQ, from the coding sequence ATGAGCACGCAGCTCCCCACGCGCAAGGATCCCGACGTCATCCCGCTGCGCCTTCCCGACATCCCGCACGAGGGGCAGCCCGGCGCGCGCTTCGTCCGGCGCGCCGTGGGGCTCACGCTGATGCTGATCGCGGCGCTGGCCGTGGCCGGCGTGGGCGTGGCCTTCCTGGTGAAGATGGACGTGACGGTGAAGGCCGCGGGGGTGCTGGAGCCGGTGGGGCTGTACCCCATCCGCGCGCTGCAGGGCGGCCCCGTGCGCGAGGTGCTGGTGCACACCGGCGACACCGTGCACCGCGGCCAGGTGCTGGTGCGGATGGACACGGTGGAGCTCGCCTCCTCGCTCGCGCAGCTGCAGGCGCAGCTCCGCGCGGCCGAGATCGACCGGCAGCGCTCCGCCACCGCCGACCCGCTGCAGCGCGAGCAGAGCAGCGAGCGGGTGGCGCAGGCGCGCACCCGGCTGGGAAGCTCGCTGGCCACGCTGCGCCAGCGGATGGTGGAGTACGACCTGGGCACCAACGTGGACTCGCTGCTGGCGGCGTACGTGCCCGGCACCCACGTGACGCTGGACCAGGCGGTGGCCGAGGTGCGCAGCGCGCAGGCCGACATCCGCCTCTCGGGCGCCGAGGGCGGGCTGCAGGAGCTGTCGCGCTTCGACCGCGAGAAGCTGGGCACGCAGATGGACCAGCTCCGCGCCCAGATCGCCGCGATCCGCGCGCGGCTGGGCCAGCTCACCATCGCCGCGCCCACCGACGGGGTGGTGCTCACCGAGCAGCTGGAGCGCCTTCCCGGCGCCTTCGTGCGCGAGGGCGAGCAGCTGATGGAGCTGGGCGACACGCAGGAGTGGCGCGTGCAGCTGAGCGTGGCGGAGCGCGACGTGCACAAGGTGAAGGTGGGCGACTCGGTGAAGGTGGAGCTGCCCGCCTTCGACCAGTCCGAGCGCCAGCAGCTGGGCGGCCGCGTGATCTACGTGGCCCCCGAGCCGCTGTCGGCGCAGGGTCAGGCGGCGGGCGGCGCCTCGGCCCCGGTGGCGCAGGCGGGGCCGGGCGTGTACCGCGTCACCGCCTCGCTGGACCGCCGGCAGCTGGAGAAGATGGGGATCGAGAACTTCCGCCGTGGCTACACGGTGCAGGGCAACGTCATCACCCGATCGGGACGGATCATCACGCTGCTATGGAACTACTTGACCGAGAAGCTGGGGCAGTGA